Proteins from a genomic interval of Bdellovibrio sp. GT3:
- the gspC gene encoding type II secretion system protein GspC, whose translation MISRNQKNQRPPFEKWYSYILFIFIGYCVADLAILSYRDRMLPQTAPPAHPKAPPASSSVSSGFYNNITSRNIFASNGLIPDQLVDKNKGVAEQKEADPVPSQLPLNLIGTLVHSIPEKSIASIEIRGKNQVISYSAGKEIEGMANIVRIERQKVVFRNLNSNRLEYIEMKKEGGKLNFAAAKAPTTAGEVKKGNDNTFTLSRATLLKYTNDLSSILMQARAVPNREPGTGNINGFRVLDMQPGSIYEQLGIQRMDVIKSVDGNPVDSPAKAMELYQTLKSNNKVVLTVERNGKNETMTYNIQ comes from the coding sequence GTGATTTCACGCAACCAGAAAAATCAGCGTCCACCATTTGAAAAATGGTATTCGTATATTTTATTTATCTTTATCGGTTACTGCGTGGCAGACTTGGCAATTCTTTCATATCGCGATCGCATGTTGCCACAAACAGCGCCACCGGCACACCCGAAAGCACCACCCGCATCCAGCTCTGTGAGCTCGGGCTTTTACAATAATATTACTTCCAGAAATATCTTCGCCTCCAATGGCCTGATCCCCGATCAACTCGTGGATAAAAACAAAGGCGTGGCAGAGCAAAAAGAAGCGGATCCGGTTCCGTCTCAATTGCCTTTAAATTTGATTGGTACACTTGTGCATTCCATTCCTGAAAAATCCATTGCGTCGATTGAGATCCGTGGAAAAAATCAGGTAATTTCTTATTCTGCAGGAAAAGAAATCGAAGGCATGGCGAACATCGTTCGCATCGAAAGACAAAAAGTGGTTTTCCGCAATCTGAATTCAAACCGCTTGGAATATATCGAGATGAAAAAAGAAGGCGGCAAACTTAATTTCGCCGCTGCCAAAGCGCCAACCACTGCTGGTGAAGTCAAAAAAGGCAATGACAATACTTTCACATTGTCCCGCGCGACTTTGTTGAAATATACCAATGATCTTTCCAGTATTTTGATGCAAGCCCGTGCAGTTCCGAATCGTGAACCAGGCACTGGCAACATCAACGGCTTCCGCGTTTTAGATATGCAACCTGGCAGTATTTATGAACAACTCGGCATCCAAAGAATGGATGTCATTAAGTCCGTCGACGGAAATCCTGTCGACAGCCCTGCCAAGGCGATGGAGTTGTACCAAACCCTGAAGAGCAACAATAAAGTTGTTCTTACGGTTGAGCGCAACGGCAAAAACGAAACGATGACATATAATATTCAATAA